One genomic segment of Belonocnema kinseyi isolate 2016_QV_RU_SX_M_011 chromosome 2, B_treatae_v1, whole genome shotgun sequence includes these proteins:
- the LOC117182621 gene encoding uncharacterized protein LOC117182621 yields MLQHYQDAMEIIRNFGKPDLSITMKYNPNWAEVKDHLLHCQTAFDRPDIVSRVFNAKKDELINIIVKQQFFGKVQAYVYVVEYQKRGLHNVHLFITLKQKSKITTPDIVDEYISAEILNADTDNEPHNIDMKYIIHGLCGD; encoded by the coding sequence ATGCTGCAGCACTATCAAGATGCAATGGAAATTATAAGAAACTTCGGTAAGCCAGATTTGTCTATAACTATGAAATATAATCCAAACTGGGCTGAAGTGAAAGATCATTTATTACATTGTCAGACAGCATTTGATCGACCAGACATTGTTTCACgagtttttaatgcaaagaaagatgaattaatcaACATTATAGTAAAACAACAATTCTTCGGCAAAGTGCAAGCATACGTTTATGTTGTTGAGTATCAAAAACGTGGATTACATAATGTTCATTTGTTCATAAcgttaaaacaaaaaagtaaaataactaCTCCTGATATTGTAGATGAATATATTTCGGCAGAAATTCTAAATGCAGATACAGATAATGAACCTCATAATATTGATATGAAATATATCATTCACGGTCTCTGCGGAGATTAG